The DNA sequence GCGGAGGAGATAAGCCTGTAATTACTGATCCGTATGTAGACATGACCACAGGTAAAATTGTTGTCAGCCTGCTTAAGAAGACAAAGGATGGCTCCGGTGTTGTCGGGATTGATTTAAGCCTAGGGAAACTTGGCGAGATTACAGGTTCCGTCAAAATTGGTAAACAGGGCTATGCGTTCATTGTAGACCGGCAGAAAAAGGTGCTTGTTCATCCGTACGTAAAGCATGGTGCTGATGCACCAAAAGACATTGTACAGCACTTATTCAGTACATCGGCCGGAAGGTATGATATGGGAAGCGGCGAACAGCTTACAAAGAACTTTTTTATTACAAATGAAACAACGGGCTGGAAAATCGGCGGAACGATCGGCATGGAAGAGGTGGATACAGAAGCCCGTCCGATTTTTCTAACAACAATGATTGTGATTGCTGTCGCGCTGTTCCTGGGCGGAATTATGGTATATTTTGTGATCCGTTCCATTACCCGTCCTCTGCGCCTGCTGGATCATGCGTCTGAGGTTATTAGCAGCGGTAACTTGACAGAGCGTGTATCTCTTGCGTCTACTGATGAGCTTGGTCACTTAGGTAAGCGTTTTAATCAGATGGGAGAATCTCTACAGCATGTATTACACGATGTAAGAGAAAAGGCTGAGCTTCTTGCCGCATCTTCTGAAGAACTCATGCAGGGGGCGCAGGAAACGAGTCATGCTGTTGGGCATGTATCGACTACGATACAGGAAATTGCGGCAGGATCTGAACAGCAGGTGCAAAGTGTAGAAGATACCTCGGCTACAGTTACTCGCATGTCAGAATCCATGCAGCAAATCGCACAGCATGCGCAGCAGACATCCGCAACCGTAGCGGAGGCATCGACAACTGCCTCGCATGGGAACGAGGCGATCCAACTGGCGATTCAGCAGATGCAGCTGATCCATGAAAAAATCAGCGGATTGTCTGATACGATTAAAAATCTAGATGGACGCTCGCGAGAGATTGAGAATTTCGTAGACATTATCACAGGCATTGCCAGTCAGACGAATCTATTGTCGTTAAATGCCGCAATTGAAGCGGCTCGGGCAGGAGAGCAGGGCCGGGGATTTGCCGTCGTTGCAGATGAGGTGCGTCAGCTAGCTGACCAATCCTCCCAATCTGCGCGTCACATTACTGCACTTATTCAGACGGTGCAGCAGGAAACAAGAATGGCGGTTGCTTCTATGGAGGATGGAGTGCAGGAAGTGAAAAAAGGGATGGATGCGGTACATGCAGCCGGGCAATCATTCCAGACCATTCATGAATCGATTGACCATGCAGCCGAACAGGTATATGAGGTCTCCGCTTCCGTTCAGACGATAACTGCCGGCGCAGAAGTCATTACAGCCTCGATCCATACAATTTCAGAGATTGCGGAAACATCTGCAGCCAGCATGCAGGGAGTCTCCGCTACAACGGAGGAACAACTTGCTTCGATGGAAGAAATATCGACTTCGGCTGAAGCACTTGCCCGGATGGCCGAGGAACTTGAAGGCATGCTAAAACGATTTACATTATAGTAGAGCACAAAAAAACGGCATTCCTTGCAATGATTCGCATAGGAAATGCCGTTTTTTCTTTGTTTGCTTTTATACGGAAAGCTTCTCTGTCTGCTTGGCGATCCACTGCCGTCCCTCTGTCATGCGTGCAACGAGCATGCTGCATACATTATCTCCTGTTGCATTCAGCATGGTTGCGGGCGGGTCAA is a window from the Aneurinibacillus sp. REN35 genome containing:
- a CDS encoding methyl-accepting chemotaxis protein, whose product is MRKWLHLSIKKRLNLAFLILLLIPSLAIGMFSYNTARQKVQDQVLGQTQGNIELLNQLVTRLVEPHLENVSLLAENIHAGMYQGRQSPQIMAIVHQFQRLHPEVEAAYVGTEAGFLIMDGSEKLPADYDTRKRSWYQQGRSGGDKPVITDPYVDMTTGKIVVSLLKKTKDGSGVVGIDLSLGKLGEITGSVKIGKQGYAFIVDRQKKVLVHPYVKHGADAPKDIVQHLFSTSAGRYDMGSGEQLTKNFFITNETTGWKIGGTIGMEEVDTEARPIFLTTMIVIAVALFLGGIMVYFVIRSITRPLRLLDHASEVISSGNLTERVSLASTDELGHLGKRFNQMGESLQHVLHDVREKAELLAASSEELMQGAQETSHAVGHVSTTIQEIAAGSEQQVQSVEDTSATVTRMSESMQQIAQHAQQTSATVAEASTTASHGNEAIQLAIQQMQLIHEKISGLSDTIKNLDGRSREIENFVDIITGIASQTNLLSLNAAIEAARAGEQGRGFAVVADEVRQLADQSSQSARHITALIQTVQQETRMAVASMEDGVQEVKKGMDAVHAAGQSFQTIHESIDHAAEQVYEVSASVQTITAGAEVITASIHTISEIAETSAASMQGVSATTEEQLASMEEISTSAEALARMAEELEGMLKRFTL